The genomic window AACCAATCGGATATGTTACCACGTAAAGCCCCATCGTTACACCCGACACCGCTACGCGCTCTTCCTGCGGCTATCGACTCCCTCTTCGAGGGTGAGGATCCAGGGTCCATCGTCGGTGACGGCGATGGTGTGCTCGTAGTGGGCGGCGAGCGACCCGTCGGCGGTGTAGATGGACCACCCGTCGCGCTCGTCGATCTTTATCTCGTAGCTGCCCAGGGTGATCATGGGCTCTATGGCGAAGGTCATCCCCGGCAGAAGCCGCGGGCCGCTCCCCCTCTTGCCGTAGTTGGGGATCTGCGGGTCTTCGTGCATCTCGCGCCCGACGCCGTGCGAGACGAGGTCCCGCACCACCCCGTAGCCGCGCCCCTCCGCGAGCTCCTGTATCGCGTGCCCGATGTCCCCCAGATGGTTGCCGGGCCTGACCTCCCGGGTGGCCGCCTCGAGGCACTCCTGCGTGACGTCGAGCAGCCCCTGTGCCTCGGGGGAGATCTCACCGACGGCCACCGTGGTCGCGCTGTCGGTGACGAAACCCTCGTAGCGGACCCCGACGTCGAGCGAGATTATGTCCCCCTCCTTCAACCTGTAGCGTCCGGGGATGCCGTGCACGATCATGTCGTTCGGCGAGGTGCAGATCGAAGCCGGAAACCCCTGGTACCCCTTGAACTCGGGGGTGCCGCCACGCGAGCGGATGAACTCCTCGGCGAGGCGGTCGAGCTCCTTCGTCGTCACCCCGGGCCGCGCGTGCTCGCGCAGCATCCTGATGCACGCGGCGGTTATGACGCCACCCTCACGCATCGCTTCCAGCTCCGCTCTGCTCTTGCGTACGATCATCCGTTCTCCCGGATCGCCTTCATCACCTGCTCGGTCACCTCCGGTATGCTCCGCGTGGCGTCCACCTCCGCGAGGAGCCCCTGCTGAGCGTAGTACCGCTTCAAGGGCTCGGTCTGCTCGTGGTAGAGCTCGAGCCTGCGGCGGATGGCCTCCTCCGTGTCGTCGTCGCGCTGCACGAAGGGCCCCGGGTCCTCGTCGCTGTCCTGGGGCGGCGGGTCGTACTCGACGTGGTACATCCTCCCCGTGGCCTGACTCTGCCGCCTCCCCGAGAGGCGATCGACCAGCACCCCGTCGGGGGCTTCGAGCGCGATCACCCGGTCTATGCCAACGCCGAGCTCGGCGAGCACCTCTTCCAGAGCCCGGGCCTGCGCCTCGGTGCGCGGGAATCCGTCCAGCACCCAACCCTCCGGCGCCCCGAGATGAGGTTTGGCCATCTCCACTATGATCTCGTCCGGCACCAGCTCTCCGCGGTCGTTGTACTCCTTGACCTTCCGGCCCAGCTCCGTCCCCGCTTTTATCTCGGCGCGGACCATGTCCCCCGTCGAGATCACGCGCGCCCCGGTCTTCTCCGAGATCCTTCTGGCCTGGGTGCCCTTCCCGGCCCCTTGAGGCCCGATCAGGATCACCCTCATCGCTTCCTCAGGAAGCTCTCGTAGTTACGCATCATGAGCTGCCCCTCGAGTTGCCTGAC from Rubrobacter naiadicus includes these protein-coding regions:
- a CDS encoding adenylate kinase; translated protein: MRVILIGPQGAGKGTQARRISEKTGARVISTGDMVRAEIKAGTELGRKVKEYNDRGELVPDEIIVEMAKPHLGAPEGWVLDGFPRTEAQARALEEVLAELGVGIDRVIALEAPDGVLVDRLSGRRQSQATGRMYHVEYDPPPQDSDEDPGPFVQRDDDTEEAIRRRLELYHEQTEPLKRYYAQQGLLAEVDATRSIPEVTEQVMKAIRENG
- the map gene encoding type I methionyl aminopeptidase — translated: MIVRKSRAELEAMREGGVITAACIRMLREHARPGVTTKELDRLAEEFIRSRGGTPEFKGYQGFPASICTSPNDMIVHGIPGRYRLKEGDIISLDVGVRYEGFVTDSATTVAVGEISPEAQGLLDVTQECLEAATREVRPGNHLGDIGHAIQELAEGRGYGVVRDLVSHGVGREMHEDPQIPNYGKRGSGPRLLPGMTFAIEPMITLGSYEIKIDERDGWSIYTADGSLAAHYEHTIAVTDDGPWILTLEEGVDSRRKSA